The genomic interval TCTCTTGTCCGTCCTGTCGGCAACCCATCGAGGTTGATGATACCTGGGGCGGGCAGTCTGTAGGCTGCCCCTATTGCCGCCACGTCGTCACCGCACCGCAATCGACCGAATGGCCCGGTGCCCAGATCCCGATGGCCAACCCCGCGCAGAGCGCTGTCCTGCCGCCTCCTCCGCCGCCGGGAATGCCCCCGCCGCCACCCTCACTGGCCTCATCGGCTCCTGTCAGCACCGGTAACGCGGTCTGGTCACTGGGGCTCGCGGTGTGCGGTGCCGGGCTCTCCATCCTCGGCTGGATCATCTGCTTCGGGCAGATCGCGTCCCAGGTCATGGCCAAGCTGGGTCCCAATGCCACGCAGCAGCAGTTTCAGCAGACCTACATGGACATGCTGGCCAGCGGCAAGCTGAGCTTGGTGTCGCCCGCAGGTACGGTCATCTTCCTCGCGGGCACCGTCTGTGGCATCTGTGCGATCTGGCTTGCGGTCCGGGCGCTCCTTCGCCAAGAGCGCGGCCGCGGCATGGCCATCGCCAGCTGCGTGATCGCCGCGTGCTTCACCTTCTGCCAGGTCATGTCCATGCTCGCAGGTGCTGTGACCGTCCAAGCCGGCACGTTCCGCTGAGAAGACAGCACCTGGACAGCTGCGCGCGGCGAATCCAGTACACGCTAACCTCATGAAGAACATTAGGTTGAGACTGGCAACCGCCAGGAGAGTTCGCCCCGGTGGCCTCGGCGGTGGTTTGCATTGACTTGCCCATGGGCATTTGGTAGGTTCACAGATAGCGAGAGCAGCGTGGGCCAACACAGCATGCGGACGGGGACCTGGGCGCGGGTCGATCCCGCGTCTGTGTGGTCCGGCTTCAGCGGATTGTGCCCGTCGCGAAGAAAGGGGTCTACCTGATGGACGCCTTCGAGGCCATTTCAGCACCGGAACCTTCATCCTTTGCTGGCAAAAAGTTCTTCTCGCTATCAGAAGCCAACCGGTCGCTGATCCTGGTCAAGCGAGTCGTTCGCGACGTGGTTGAGCATTACCGCCGGCTTCGCGAGTTGCACGAGAGCTATCAATCCCTCGATCAGATCGGCGACGTCTCCGCGGCGGACAGGACTCGCCAGCAGTACGTCGTAACGACCGAACACCTGGCGGCCCTCCGCGAGGAGTTGGAGGACATCGGCTGCGAGCTCCGGGATTTCGAGATCGGCCTGGTGGACTTCCCGGCCCTCCGCGACCAACGCGAAATCTACCTCTGCTGGAGGCTGGGCGAAGACCAGGTTCAGTACTGGCACGAGGTCAGCGGCGGCTTCAGCGAACGGCATCCTGCCGACGCACAGACCTGCTGACCCGCCTCTCCGGATCATCGACTCACCCGGCAGACAGCATGCGATGGCCGCCCGGCGAACAGGCAGGTCAAGCCCGGTCGTGTTCCTTCTCGCCAGACCTCAGCCCATCCTATCCGATCTCCCCCGTGCACCCCGGCTCCGGAAACCCAGAGCATCGGCTGCCGACGGCATGTGTCCGGCTTGACGGGCAGGTATGACCTAGCCGATAACAGCAATGGCGCGTGCCATCCGGAGGGATGCGGACAGCGGTCCGAAGGAGACTCCATGCGACTGTGGCAATGGCTGATCGGAACGATGCTGGCAATGGCGGGCCAGGCCGCCGCAGAGCCGCTGACCACCGGAGAATGGCTCGTCGACCTGGAGCGCGATTATCGACTCTCTTCGCCAACGAGCGGATCGGACATCGACGAGGAAATGTGCCTGCTCTTCGTGCAGGCAGCCGGCCGCCTGCAGACGGCTCCACCCGAAGCGTGGCGGTCCCAGGCCCGGCTCCTTGAGCTCCTGGGCCAGCCGGCAGCCGCTTGCCAGGCGCTGAATCGGTACCTGCCGCTCGCCCAGGACGACGTGCGGGCGCGACTCTGGCAACTCGGCTTGAGCTCAGAACTGCTCCAGACCGCAGAAGAGCGTCGAGCCTTCTACGTCGAACAACTCAAGAAGCCCGGACTCCCTGCGCCCGTCTCCAGCGAGCTCCACCGTCTGCTCGCGGAATACCACTGGAACCGAAATGAGAAAGGGCCTGCGGCCGAGCAGGCTCATGCGGCGATCAAGGACGATCCCCACAACCTCCAGGCCCGCCAGCTCCTCGCCGTACTCCAGGGCAAGGGTAACACGCCTCAGGCCCGGATCGGCCTGCAGCTGGCCCAGTTGGAGCTCAACCCCGGGCGGCTCGACTGGATTCTGACCTTGGCCGACGATCTGATGGCCATAGGCCTGCCCGACGAGGCCATCCCCTGGTACCGCCACGCCATGGCCGTGATCGAAGCCCGCGAAGGGGGGGATGTCCCGGCTCCGCTGCTGATGTCGCTGGCCTGGGCACTGATTGAGCAGGGGGCGGAGACTCTTCTGACAGCGGCCGGGAAGCAGCCGGCCACCATGCCTGGCGACAAGCCCCCGCCCCTGCCACCGCCACCCCAGTTCATCGAGGCCTGGCAGCTGACCGAGGCATCCTTGAACAAGAACCGCGTGCAATTGGCCCCCTACCAGGCGCGGATCATGATGGCCGCGCTGCGGGGCGACGGCCAGCAGGAATTCGACCAGATCAGAATCGCGCGCGGCATCTGGTTCCTGCTCATCCAACACGACGATAGGGGGCAACCGGAGGAAGAATATACCGCGAAAGAAGACGGGGGGGCCGTCGTTAGGAAGTGGTCGCCAGACATCCTGGCGAACTTCGCCTGGTTCCTGGCCCATTACGGCTCCAAGGCAGGCAAGTTCAAACTGCCTGGTAAATTCACAGACAAGGAAACCGGCGATCAGTATACCGGAACCTGGGAGTTGAGCCCGCTGAGTCAGGCGGAACGCGTGGCGGAAATGGCTCGCGGGCGAGATCCGGATTCTCTGCTCGCGAAACGCGTGCTTGGCTCCGTCCGGCGCCAAGAAAACGATCATGCCGAGGCCGAGAATCGTCTCCGCGGCATCGCCGACCAGGATATCTGGGCCAGAGTTGAACTCGCCCAGCTCCTCTACGACGTGGCCATGCGTCTGGCCGACGCCGGGAAGCGAGAGGAGGCCATCGCCCAGCTCGTTGCCGCCGGCCGGGAAGCCACAAGCCCGGAACTGCGGTTGACGATCCGCCGGATCTGGGCAAGCTGGGAATTCCGCGATTCTGCTTCCCATGACCAGACAAAGCCGTCAACTAGTGAGTGGCTGAAACCGGCGTCACCTGCCGTCACCGAGGAAATCCGAGCCGCGACTGCGCTCTTCCCAAAGGAAGTCCTGCCATTCCCGCTGCAGGTAAACAAGCACCTCACCCTGAACATCAGGCTCCTGGCCAACGGCCTGAGAATCGGAGAACCCTGGAGATGCGCCTTCGAGATCCGCAACATCGGCAGCCTCCCCATCACCATCGGCCCGGGCCTGATGCTGGAACCGGCCCTGCTCTGCATCGTCACCCTTCGCGGCGACCGCGAGCGAACAGAGACCGTGTCAATTCCCCTTGACCAGAGACTCCAACTGACCACCGGCCAATCGCTCTCCATGGTCAGAACGCTGGATATCGGACGGATTCGAGCAGGGCTGATCGGGACACCCCAAGTGGCATACGACGCCGAAATCGAGGCTATGCTGAACCCGATCGAAGAGCCGTCGATCATGGCCGGCGCCCCGCCAATATGGAAGCCGGGGCCCGCAGGTATCAGGGCCAGGTCACTGAAGCTGCGACGGGAACCGTTCAGGGTCTTTCCCGACTCCATTCGCAGCCTGCTGACCGAGACCAAGGCTCCCGTCATCAGCGCCCGCATCGCCGCCATGGAAACCCTGGCCTCCCTCTTGGCCGAGCATCAGCACCTGGCTTCCGGCCGTCTCCGCTATGCGGCCCAGCCGATCGATCCGGCGACGGTCCAAACCGTGATCCTGGCCCGCGCCGAGGACACCGACTGGGAAGTCCGGGCCCGCCTGGCAGAGTGCCTCAGGTGGTTCGTTCTGGACAGCGCCGCAACACAGCAGAGCGTCAAGCTGCTCAACGACCCCCACTGGCTGGTCCGTGGACTCGCCATGCGCGCCATGGCGGAACATCAAGGCGCGCGATTCCAGGGCGTGCTCCAGGTGGTCACGCAACAAGACCCGGATGAATGGGTACGGCGGATGAGCCGGACACTCCTTGCCCGCATGACCGCGGCTCGCCCCAACGCAGCGGCCCAGGCCATCAGTCCGCCACCCGCC from Phycisphaerae bacterium carries:
- a CDS encoding HEAT repeat domain-containing protein, with protein sequence MRLWQWLIGTMLAMAGQAAAEPLTTGEWLVDLERDYRLSSPTSGSDIDEEMCLLFVQAAGRLQTAPPEAWRSQARLLELLGQPAAACQALNRYLPLAQDDVRARLWQLGLSSELLQTAEERRAFYVEQLKKPGLPAPVSSELHRLLAEYHWNRNEKGPAAEQAHAAIKDDPHNLQARQLLAVLQGKGNTPQARIGLQLAQLELNPGRLDWILTLADDLMAIGLPDEAIPWYRHAMAVIEAREGGDVPAPLLMSLAWALIEQGAETLLTAAGKQPATMPGDKPPPLPPPPQFIEAWQLTEASLNKNRVQLAPYQARIMMAALRGDGQQEFDQIRIARGIWFLLIQHDDRGQPEEEYTAKEDGGAVVRKWSPDILANFAWFLAHYGSKAGKFKLPGKFTDKETGDQYTGTWELSPLSQAERVAEMARGRDPDSLLAKRVLGSVRRQENDHAEAENRLRGIADQDIWARVELAQLLYDVAMRLADAGKREEAIAQLVAAGREATSPELRLTIRRIWASWEFRDSASHDQTKPSTSEWLKPASPAVTEEIRAATALFPKEVLPFPLQVNKHLTLNIRLLANGLRIGEPWRCAFEIRNIGSLPITIGPGLMLEPALLCIVTLRGDRERTETVSIPLDQRLQLTTGQSLSMVRTLDIGRIRAGLIGTPQVAYDAEIEAMLNPIEEPSIMAGAPPIWKPGPAGIRARSLKLRREPFRVFPDSIRSLLTETKAPVISARIAAMETLASLLAEHQHLASGRLRYAAQPIDPATVQTVILARAEDTDWEVRARLAECLRWFVLDSAATQQSVKLLNDPHWLVRGLAMRAMAEHQGARFQGVLQVVTQQDPDEWVRRMSRTLLARMTAARPNAAAQAISPPPAAKPETGL
- a CDS encoding DUF2203 domain-containing protein gives rise to the protein MDAFEAISAPEPSSFAGKKFFSLSEANRSLILVKRVVRDVVEHYRRLRELHESYQSLDQIGDVSAADRTRQQYVVTTEHLAALREELEDIGCELRDFEIGLVDFPALRDQREIYLCWRLGEDQVQYWHEVSGGFSERHPADAQTC